One part of the Glycine max cultivar Williams 82 chromosome 14, Glycine_max_v4.0, whole genome shotgun sequence genome encodes these proteins:
- the LOC100798208 gene encoding uncharacterized protein isoform X2: MENRGESADAELQLDADFVPVPAQTCTGNEKSNKASRIPQSRRPNLSSLQIPAWSLDIALSTFAKTDGPSVSRSSPGSTRGLPPRPNSAKVRSSMRGLLPQRSFKINACSQDIERTGLIVPNTPPSDAPLDKPSTSTSLSLNNRVISPSTKVSHSLPVTPFATSSAENEHGRHLGRDSDLSTMEVHQHMTRSFSVPVDGKATNLRVTDSRGLIRVISAKRHLETVGGKSTDGAFVPEIAVCLNPSSSPSFVSFHSVLSFPAIEDATEDIPEEQAVCRICLVELGEGGNTLKMECSCKGDLALAHQECAVKWFSIKGNRTCDVCKLDVQNLPVTLLKIYNPLTPARQASNVPQQSEIVYYRIWQDVPVLILVSMLAYFCFLEQLLVSDLGPRALAISLPFSCVLGLLSSMIASTMVSRSFVWAYACFQFATLILLAHVFYTILNFNAILSILLSTFTGFGIAISMNSLVMEFIGWRTSRQVQSSFVNVNWTEQQHREHVQEQGQEDGGQHQRQRQQEHHLPQHGNS, translated from the exons ATGGAAAATAGAGGTGAGAGTGCCGATGCTGAGCTTCAACTTGACGCTGATTTTGTGCCGGTTCCTGCCCAG ACATGTACTGGAAATGAAAAGAGTAACAAGGCCTCCCGGATTCCTCAGTCTAGACGACCTAATTTATCCTCACTGCAAATACCAGCATGGTCACTAGATATTGCATTATCTACTTTTGCAAAGACTGATGGTCCTTCGGTTTCACGATCAAGTCCTGGTTCCACAAGAGGACTTCCCCCAAGGCCAAATTCAGCCAAAGTCAGGTCTTCAATGAGAGGTTTACTTCCTCAGAGGAGCTTCAAGATAAATGCCTGTTCCCAGGATATTGAAAGGACAGGTCTCATAGTTCCCAACACTCCCCCATCAGATGCTCCTTTGGACAAACCTTCCACTTCAACTTCTCTGTCTCTTAATAATAGGGTTATCTCCCCATCAACAAAAGTTTCACATTCATTACCAGTTACTCCATTTGCAACTTCAAGTGCAGAGAATGAACATGGAAGACATCTAGGGCGTGATTCTGATTTAAGT aCAATGGAAGTTCATCAGCATATGACACGATCATTTTCAGTCCCAGTTGATGGCAAAGCCACTAATTTAAGGGTTACAGATTCTAGGGGCTTGATTCGTGTAATTTCAGCAAAACGACATCTTGAAACTGTTGGTGGAAAGTCAACTGATGGTGCTTTCGTTCCAGAGATTG CTGTATGCTTAAATCCCTCCTCCTCCCCCTCCTTTGTGTCTTTTCACTCCGTTCTTTCCTTTCCAGCCATTGAAGATGCTACTGAGGATATTCCAGAGGAACAAGCAGTTTGCAGGATTTGTTTGGTGGAGCTTGGGGAAGGAGGGAATACACTTAAGATGGAATGCAGTTGTAAAGGTGATCTTGCACTTGCTCACCAAGAATGTGCAGTAAAGTGGTTTAGTATTAAGGGAAACAGGACCTGTGATGTCTGCAAGCTGGATGTCCAGAACCTCCCAGTAACACTGTTGAAAATTTATAATCCTCTAACTCCTGCTAGGCAGGCATCAAATGTGCCACAACAGTCAGAAATAGTTTATTACAG GATCTGGCAGGATGTACCAGTACTTATCTTGGTCAGCATGCTTGCGTACTTTTGTTTTCTAGAGCAACTACTG GTTTCAGATTTGGGACCTCGTGCTCTTGCCATTTCATTACCATTCTCCTGTGTTTTAGGTCTCCTTTCATCTATGATTGCATCAACCATGG TGAGCAGGAGTTTCGTATGGGCTTATGCTTGCTTCCAGTTTGCAACTCTTATCCTGTTAGCTCATGTATTTTATACTATT CTCAATTTTAATGCAATTCTCTCCATTCTCCTTTCTACGTTCACTGGATTTGGGATTGCCATCAGTATGAATTCTCTCGTTATGGAATTCATCGGATGGAGAACTAGCAGGCAGGTTCAATCCTCCTTTGTAAATGTTAACTGGACAGAGCAGCAGCATCGTGAGCATGTACAAGAACAGGGACAGGAAGATGGAGGACAACATCAGCGACAAAGACAACAAGAGCATCATCTGCCGCAGCATGGCAACAGTTGA
- the LOC100798208 gene encoding uncharacterized protein isoform X3, translating into MLIIIKSKSKYNIIHYGVWAFDAVSVTVLPKRFLGWKIETCTGNEKSNKASRIPQSRRPNLSSLQIPAWSLDIALSTFAKTDGPSVSRSSPGSTRGLPPRPNSAKVRSSMRGLLPQRSFKINACSQDIERTGLIVPNTPPSDAPLDKPSTSTSLSLNNRVISPSTKVSHSLPVTPFATSSAENEHGRHLGRDSDLSTMEVHQHMTRSFSVPVDGKATNLRVTDSRGLIRVISAKRHLETVGGKSTDGAFVPEIAIEDATEDIPEEQAVCRICLVELGEGGNTLKMECSCKGDLALAHQECAVKWFSIKGNRTCDVCKLDVQNLPVTLLKIYNPLTPARQASNVPQQSEIVYYRIWQDVPVLILVSMLAYFCFLEQLLVSDLGPRALAISLPFSCVLGLLSSMIASTMVSRSFVWAYACFQFATLILLAHVFYTILNFNAILSILLSTFTGFGIAISMNSLVMEFIGWRTSRQVQSSFVNVNWTEQQHREHVQEQGQEDGGQHQRQRQQEHHLPQHGNS; encoded by the exons ATGCTAatcataattaaatcaaaatcaaaatataatataatacattatGGCGTTTGGGCATTTGATGCCGTGAGTGTAACTGTTTTGCCAAAGCGTTTCCTTGGATGGAAAATAGAG ACATGTACTGGAAATGAAAAGAGTAACAAGGCCTCCCGGATTCCTCAGTCTAGACGACCTAATTTATCCTCACTGCAAATACCAGCATGGTCACTAGATATTGCATTATCTACTTTTGCAAAGACTGATGGTCCTTCGGTTTCACGATCAAGTCCTGGTTCCACAAGAGGACTTCCCCCAAGGCCAAATTCAGCCAAAGTCAGGTCTTCAATGAGAGGTTTACTTCCTCAGAGGAGCTTCAAGATAAATGCCTGTTCCCAGGATATTGAAAGGACAGGTCTCATAGTTCCCAACACTCCCCCATCAGATGCTCCTTTGGACAAACCTTCCACTTCAACTTCTCTGTCTCTTAATAATAGGGTTATCTCCCCATCAACAAAAGTTTCACATTCATTACCAGTTACTCCATTTGCAACTTCAAGTGCAGAGAATGAACATGGAAGACATCTAGGGCGTGATTCTGATTTAAGT aCAATGGAAGTTCATCAGCATATGACACGATCATTTTCAGTCCCAGTTGATGGCAAAGCCACTAATTTAAGGGTTACAGATTCTAGGGGCTTGATTCGTGTAATTTCAGCAAAACGACATCTTGAAACTGTTGGTGGAAAGTCAACTGATGGTGCTTTCGTTCCAGAGATTG CCATTGAAGATGCTACTGAGGATATTCCAGAGGAACAAGCAGTTTGCAGGATTTGTTTGGTGGAGCTTGGGGAAGGAGGGAATACACTTAAGATGGAATGCAGTTGTAAAGGTGATCTTGCACTTGCTCACCAAGAATGTGCAGTAAAGTGGTTTAGTATTAAGGGAAACAGGACCTGTGATGTCTGCAAGCTGGATGTCCAGAACCTCCCAGTAACACTGTTGAAAATTTATAATCCTCTAACTCCTGCTAGGCAGGCATCAAATGTGCCACAACAGTCAGAAATAGTTTATTACAG GATCTGGCAGGATGTACCAGTACTTATCTTGGTCAGCATGCTTGCGTACTTTTGTTTTCTAGAGCAACTACTG GTTTCAGATTTGGGACCTCGTGCTCTTGCCATTTCATTACCATTCTCCTGTGTTTTAGGTCTCCTTTCATCTATGATTGCATCAACCATGG TGAGCAGGAGTTTCGTATGGGCTTATGCTTGCTTCCAGTTTGCAACTCTTATCCTGTTAGCTCATGTATTTTATACTATT CTCAATTTTAATGCAATTCTCTCCATTCTCCTTTCTACGTTCACTGGATTTGGGATTGCCATCAGTATGAATTCTCTCGTTATGGAATTCATCGGATGGAGAACTAGCAGGCAGGTTCAATCCTCCTTTGTAAATGTTAACTGGACAGAGCAGCAGCATCGTGAGCATGTACAAGAACAGGGACAGGAAGATGGAGGACAACATCAGCGACAAAGACAACAAGAGCATCATCTGCCGCAGCATGGCAACAGTTGA
- the LOC100798208 gene encoding uncharacterized protein isoform X8, producing MENRGESADAELQLDADFVPVPAQTCTGNEKSNKASRIPQSRRPNLSSLQIPAWSLDIALSTFAKTDGPSVSRSSPGSTRGLPPRPNSAKVRSSMRGLLPQRSFKINACSQDIERTGLIVPNTPPSDAPLDKPSTSTSLSLNNRVISPSTKVSHSLPVTPFATSSAENEHGRHLGRDSDLSTMEVHQHMTRSFSVPVDGKATNLRVTDSRGLIRVISAKRHLETVGGKSTDGAFVPEIAIEDATEDIPEEQAVCRICLVELGEGGNTLKMECSCKGDLALAHQECAVKWFSIKGNRTCDVCKLDVQNLPVTLLKIYNPLTPARQASNVPQQSEIVYYRIWQDVPVLILVSMLAYFCFLEQLLVSDLGPRALAISLPFSCVLGLLSSMIASTMAQF from the exons ATGGAAAATAGAGGTGAGAGTGCCGATGCTGAGCTTCAACTTGACGCTGATTTTGTGCCGGTTCCTGCCCAG ACATGTACTGGAAATGAAAAGAGTAACAAGGCCTCCCGGATTCCTCAGTCTAGACGACCTAATTTATCCTCACTGCAAATACCAGCATGGTCACTAGATATTGCATTATCTACTTTTGCAAAGACTGATGGTCCTTCGGTTTCACGATCAAGTCCTGGTTCCACAAGAGGACTTCCCCCAAGGCCAAATTCAGCCAAAGTCAGGTCTTCAATGAGAGGTTTACTTCCTCAGAGGAGCTTCAAGATAAATGCCTGTTCCCAGGATATTGAAAGGACAGGTCTCATAGTTCCCAACACTCCCCCATCAGATGCTCCTTTGGACAAACCTTCCACTTCAACTTCTCTGTCTCTTAATAATAGGGTTATCTCCCCATCAACAAAAGTTTCACATTCATTACCAGTTACTCCATTTGCAACTTCAAGTGCAGAGAATGAACATGGAAGACATCTAGGGCGTGATTCTGATTTAAGT aCAATGGAAGTTCATCAGCATATGACACGATCATTTTCAGTCCCAGTTGATGGCAAAGCCACTAATTTAAGGGTTACAGATTCTAGGGGCTTGATTCGTGTAATTTCAGCAAAACGACATCTTGAAACTGTTGGTGGAAAGTCAACTGATGGTGCTTTCGTTCCAGAGATTG CCATTGAAGATGCTACTGAGGATATTCCAGAGGAACAAGCAGTTTGCAGGATTTGTTTGGTGGAGCTTGGGGAAGGAGGGAATACACTTAAGATGGAATGCAGTTGTAAAGGTGATCTTGCACTTGCTCACCAAGAATGTGCAGTAAAGTGGTTTAGTATTAAGGGAAACAGGACCTGTGATGTCTGCAAGCTGGATGTCCAGAACCTCCCAGTAACACTGTTGAAAATTTATAATCCTCTAACTCCTGCTAGGCAGGCATCAAATGTGCCACAACAGTCAGAAATAGTTTATTACAG GATCTGGCAGGATGTACCAGTACTTATCTTGGTCAGCATGCTTGCGTACTTTTGTTTTCTAGAGCAACTACTG GTTTCAGATTTGGGACCTCGTGCTCTTGCCATTTCATTACCATTCTCCTGTGTTTTAGGTCTCCTTTCATCTATGATTGCATCAACCATGG CTCAATTTTAA
- the LOC100798208 gene encoding uncharacterized protein isoform X4, whose protein sequence is MENRGESADAELQLDADFVPVPAQTCTGNEKSNKASRIPQSRRPNLSSLQIPAWSLDIALSTFAKTDGPSVSRSSPGSTRGLPPRPNSAKVRSSMRGLLPQRSFKINACSQDIERTGLIVPNTPPSDAPLDKPSTSTSLSLNNRVISPSTKVSHSLPVTPFATSSAENEHGRHLGRDSDLSTMEVHQHMTRSFSVPVDGKATNLRVTDSRGLIRVISAKRHLETVGGKSTDGAFVPEIAIEDATEDIPEEQAVCRICLVELGEGGNTLKMECSCKGDLALAHQECAVKWFSIKGNRTCDVCKLDVQNLPVTLLKIYNPLTPARQASNVPQQSEIVYYRIWQDVPVLILVSMLAYFCFLEQLLVSDLGPRALAISLPFSCVLGLLSSMIASTMVSRSFVWAYACFQFATLILLAHVFYTILNFNAILSILLSTFTGFGIAISMNSLVMEFIGWRTSRQVQSSFVNVNWTEQQHREHVQEQGQEDGGQHQRQRQQEHHLPQHGNS, encoded by the exons ATGGAAAATAGAGGTGAGAGTGCCGATGCTGAGCTTCAACTTGACGCTGATTTTGTGCCGGTTCCTGCCCAG ACATGTACTGGAAATGAAAAGAGTAACAAGGCCTCCCGGATTCCTCAGTCTAGACGACCTAATTTATCCTCACTGCAAATACCAGCATGGTCACTAGATATTGCATTATCTACTTTTGCAAAGACTGATGGTCCTTCGGTTTCACGATCAAGTCCTGGTTCCACAAGAGGACTTCCCCCAAGGCCAAATTCAGCCAAAGTCAGGTCTTCAATGAGAGGTTTACTTCCTCAGAGGAGCTTCAAGATAAATGCCTGTTCCCAGGATATTGAAAGGACAGGTCTCATAGTTCCCAACACTCCCCCATCAGATGCTCCTTTGGACAAACCTTCCACTTCAACTTCTCTGTCTCTTAATAATAGGGTTATCTCCCCATCAACAAAAGTTTCACATTCATTACCAGTTACTCCATTTGCAACTTCAAGTGCAGAGAATGAACATGGAAGACATCTAGGGCGTGATTCTGATTTAAGT aCAATGGAAGTTCATCAGCATATGACACGATCATTTTCAGTCCCAGTTGATGGCAAAGCCACTAATTTAAGGGTTACAGATTCTAGGGGCTTGATTCGTGTAATTTCAGCAAAACGACATCTTGAAACTGTTGGTGGAAAGTCAACTGATGGTGCTTTCGTTCCAGAGATTG CCATTGAAGATGCTACTGAGGATATTCCAGAGGAACAAGCAGTTTGCAGGATTTGTTTGGTGGAGCTTGGGGAAGGAGGGAATACACTTAAGATGGAATGCAGTTGTAAAGGTGATCTTGCACTTGCTCACCAAGAATGTGCAGTAAAGTGGTTTAGTATTAAGGGAAACAGGACCTGTGATGTCTGCAAGCTGGATGTCCAGAACCTCCCAGTAACACTGTTGAAAATTTATAATCCTCTAACTCCTGCTAGGCAGGCATCAAATGTGCCACAACAGTCAGAAATAGTTTATTACAG GATCTGGCAGGATGTACCAGTACTTATCTTGGTCAGCATGCTTGCGTACTTTTGTTTTCTAGAGCAACTACTG GTTTCAGATTTGGGACCTCGTGCTCTTGCCATTTCATTACCATTCTCCTGTGTTTTAGGTCTCCTTTCATCTATGATTGCATCAACCATGG TGAGCAGGAGTTTCGTATGGGCTTATGCTTGCTTCCAGTTTGCAACTCTTATCCTGTTAGCTCATGTATTTTATACTATT CTCAATTTTAATGCAATTCTCTCCATTCTCCTTTCTACGTTCACTGGATTTGGGATTGCCATCAGTATGAATTCTCTCGTTATGGAATTCATCGGATGGAGAACTAGCAGGCAGGTTCAATCCTCCTTTGTAAATGTTAACTGGACAGAGCAGCAGCATCGTGAGCATGTACAAGAACAGGGACAGGAAGATGGAGGACAACATCAGCGACAAAGACAACAAGAGCATCATCTGCCGCAGCATGGCAACAGTTGA
- the LOC100798208 gene encoding uncharacterized protein isoform X5 codes for MLIIIKSKSKYNIIHYGVWAFDAVSVTVLPKRFLGWKIETCTGNEKSNKASRIPQSRRPNLSSLQIPAWSLDIALSTFAKTDGPSVSRSSPGSTRGLPPRPNSAKVRSSMRGLLPQRSFKINACSQDIERTGLIVPNTPPSDAPLDKPSTSTSLSLNNRVISPSTKVSHSLPVTPFATSSAENEHGRHLGRDSDLSTMEVHQHMTRSFSVPVDGKATNLRVTDSRGLIRVISAKRHLETVGGKSTDGAFVPEIAVCLNPSSSPSFVSFHSVLSFPAIEDATEDIPEEQAVCRICLVELGEGGNTLKMECSCKGDLALAHQECAVKWFSIKGNRTCDVCKLDVQNLPVTLLKIYNPLTPARQASNVPQQSEIVYYRIWQDVPVLILVSMLAYFCFLEQLLVSDLGPRALAISLPFSCVLGLLSSMIASTMAQF; via the exons ATGCTAatcataattaaatcaaaatcaaaatataatataatacattatGGCGTTTGGGCATTTGATGCCGTGAGTGTAACTGTTTTGCCAAAGCGTTTCCTTGGATGGAAAATAGAG ACATGTACTGGAAATGAAAAGAGTAACAAGGCCTCCCGGATTCCTCAGTCTAGACGACCTAATTTATCCTCACTGCAAATACCAGCATGGTCACTAGATATTGCATTATCTACTTTTGCAAAGACTGATGGTCCTTCGGTTTCACGATCAAGTCCTGGTTCCACAAGAGGACTTCCCCCAAGGCCAAATTCAGCCAAAGTCAGGTCTTCAATGAGAGGTTTACTTCCTCAGAGGAGCTTCAAGATAAATGCCTGTTCCCAGGATATTGAAAGGACAGGTCTCATAGTTCCCAACACTCCCCCATCAGATGCTCCTTTGGACAAACCTTCCACTTCAACTTCTCTGTCTCTTAATAATAGGGTTATCTCCCCATCAACAAAAGTTTCACATTCATTACCAGTTACTCCATTTGCAACTTCAAGTGCAGAGAATGAACATGGAAGACATCTAGGGCGTGATTCTGATTTAAGT aCAATGGAAGTTCATCAGCATATGACACGATCATTTTCAGTCCCAGTTGATGGCAAAGCCACTAATTTAAGGGTTACAGATTCTAGGGGCTTGATTCGTGTAATTTCAGCAAAACGACATCTTGAAACTGTTGGTGGAAAGTCAACTGATGGTGCTTTCGTTCCAGAGATTG CTGTATGCTTAAATCCCTCCTCCTCCCCCTCCTTTGTGTCTTTTCACTCCGTTCTTTCCTTTCCAGCCATTGAAGATGCTACTGAGGATATTCCAGAGGAACAAGCAGTTTGCAGGATTTGTTTGGTGGAGCTTGGGGAAGGAGGGAATACACTTAAGATGGAATGCAGTTGTAAAGGTGATCTTGCACTTGCTCACCAAGAATGTGCAGTAAAGTGGTTTAGTATTAAGGGAAACAGGACCTGTGATGTCTGCAAGCTGGATGTCCAGAACCTCCCAGTAACACTGTTGAAAATTTATAATCCTCTAACTCCTGCTAGGCAGGCATCAAATGTGCCACAACAGTCAGAAATAGTTTATTACAG GATCTGGCAGGATGTACCAGTACTTATCTTGGTCAGCATGCTTGCGTACTTTTGTTTTCTAGAGCAACTACTG GTTTCAGATTTGGGACCTCGTGCTCTTGCCATTTCATTACCATTCTCCTGTGTTTTAGGTCTCCTTTCATCTATGATTGCATCAACCATGG CTCAATTTTAA
- the LOC100798208 gene encoding uncharacterized protein isoform X1, producing the protein MLIIIKSKSKYNIIHYGVWAFDAVSVTVLPKRFLGWKIETCTGNEKSNKASRIPQSRRPNLSSLQIPAWSLDIALSTFAKTDGPSVSRSSPGSTRGLPPRPNSAKVRSSMRGLLPQRSFKINACSQDIERTGLIVPNTPPSDAPLDKPSTSTSLSLNNRVISPSTKVSHSLPVTPFATSSAENEHGRHLGRDSDLSTMEVHQHMTRSFSVPVDGKATNLRVTDSRGLIRVISAKRHLETVGGKSTDGAFVPEIAVCLNPSSSPSFVSFHSVLSFPAIEDATEDIPEEQAVCRICLVELGEGGNTLKMECSCKGDLALAHQECAVKWFSIKGNRTCDVCKLDVQNLPVTLLKIYNPLTPARQASNVPQQSEIVYYRIWQDVPVLILVSMLAYFCFLEQLLVSDLGPRALAISLPFSCVLGLLSSMIASTMVSRSFVWAYACFQFATLILLAHVFYTILNFNAILSILLSTFTGFGIAISMNSLVMEFIGWRTSRQVQSSFVNVNWTEQQHREHVQEQGQEDGGQHQRQRQQEHHLPQHGNS; encoded by the exons ATGCTAatcataattaaatcaaaatcaaaatataatataatacattatGGCGTTTGGGCATTTGATGCCGTGAGTGTAACTGTTTTGCCAAAGCGTTTCCTTGGATGGAAAATAGAG ACATGTACTGGAAATGAAAAGAGTAACAAGGCCTCCCGGATTCCTCAGTCTAGACGACCTAATTTATCCTCACTGCAAATACCAGCATGGTCACTAGATATTGCATTATCTACTTTTGCAAAGACTGATGGTCCTTCGGTTTCACGATCAAGTCCTGGTTCCACAAGAGGACTTCCCCCAAGGCCAAATTCAGCCAAAGTCAGGTCTTCAATGAGAGGTTTACTTCCTCAGAGGAGCTTCAAGATAAATGCCTGTTCCCAGGATATTGAAAGGACAGGTCTCATAGTTCCCAACACTCCCCCATCAGATGCTCCTTTGGACAAACCTTCCACTTCAACTTCTCTGTCTCTTAATAATAGGGTTATCTCCCCATCAACAAAAGTTTCACATTCATTACCAGTTACTCCATTTGCAACTTCAAGTGCAGAGAATGAACATGGAAGACATCTAGGGCGTGATTCTGATTTAAGT aCAATGGAAGTTCATCAGCATATGACACGATCATTTTCAGTCCCAGTTGATGGCAAAGCCACTAATTTAAGGGTTACAGATTCTAGGGGCTTGATTCGTGTAATTTCAGCAAAACGACATCTTGAAACTGTTGGTGGAAAGTCAACTGATGGTGCTTTCGTTCCAGAGATTG CTGTATGCTTAAATCCCTCCTCCTCCCCCTCCTTTGTGTCTTTTCACTCCGTTCTTTCCTTTCCAGCCATTGAAGATGCTACTGAGGATATTCCAGAGGAACAAGCAGTTTGCAGGATTTGTTTGGTGGAGCTTGGGGAAGGAGGGAATACACTTAAGATGGAATGCAGTTGTAAAGGTGATCTTGCACTTGCTCACCAAGAATGTGCAGTAAAGTGGTTTAGTATTAAGGGAAACAGGACCTGTGATGTCTGCAAGCTGGATGTCCAGAACCTCCCAGTAACACTGTTGAAAATTTATAATCCTCTAACTCCTGCTAGGCAGGCATCAAATGTGCCACAACAGTCAGAAATAGTTTATTACAG GATCTGGCAGGATGTACCAGTACTTATCTTGGTCAGCATGCTTGCGTACTTTTGTTTTCTAGAGCAACTACTG GTTTCAGATTTGGGACCTCGTGCTCTTGCCATTTCATTACCATTCTCCTGTGTTTTAGGTCTCCTTTCATCTATGATTGCATCAACCATGG TGAGCAGGAGTTTCGTATGGGCTTATGCTTGCTTCCAGTTTGCAACTCTTATCCTGTTAGCTCATGTATTTTATACTATT CTCAATTTTAATGCAATTCTCTCCATTCTCCTTTCTACGTTCACTGGATTTGGGATTGCCATCAGTATGAATTCTCTCGTTATGGAATTCATCGGATGGAGAACTAGCAGGCAGGTTCAATCCTCCTTTGTAAATGTTAACTGGACAGAGCAGCAGCATCGTGAGCATGTACAAGAACAGGGACAGGAAGATGGAGGACAACATCAGCGACAAAGACAACAAGAGCATCATCTGCCGCAGCATGGCAACAGTTGA
- the LOC100798208 gene encoding uncharacterized protein isoform X6, translating into MRGLLPQRSFKINACSQDIERTGLIVPNTPPSDAPLDKPSTSTSLSLNNRVISPSTKVSHSLPVTPFATSSAENEHGRHLGRDSDLSTMEVHQHMTRSFSVPVDGKATNLRVTDSRGLIRVISAKRHLETVGGKSTDGAFVPEIAVCLNPSSSPSFVSFHSVLSFPAIEDATEDIPEEQAVCRICLVELGEGGNTLKMECSCKGDLALAHQECAVKWFSIKGNRTCDVCKLDVQNLPVTLLKIYNPLTPARQASNVPQQSEIVYYRIWQDVPVLILVSMLAYFCFLEQLLVSDLGPRALAISLPFSCVLGLLSSMIASTMVSRSFVWAYACFQFATLILLAHVFYTILNFNAILSILLSTFTGFGIAISMNSLVMEFIGWRTSRQVQSSFVNVNWTEQQHREHVQEQGQEDGGQHQRQRQQEHHLPQHGNS; encoded by the exons ATGAGAGGTTTACTTCCTCAGAGGAGCTTCAAGATAAATGCCTGTTCCCAGGATATTGAAAGGACAGGTCTCATAGTTCCCAACACTCCCCCATCAGATGCTCCTTTGGACAAACCTTCCACTTCAACTTCTCTGTCTCTTAATAATAGGGTTATCTCCCCATCAACAAAAGTTTCACATTCATTACCAGTTACTCCATTTGCAACTTCAAGTGCAGAGAATGAACATGGAAGACATCTAGGGCGTGATTCTGATTTAAGT aCAATGGAAGTTCATCAGCATATGACACGATCATTTTCAGTCCCAGTTGATGGCAAAGCCACTAATTTAAGGGTTACAGATTCTAGGGGCTTGATTCGTGTAATTTCAGCAAAACGACATCTTGAAACTGTTGGTGGAAAGTCAACTGATGGTGCTTTCGTTCCAGAGATTG CTGTATGCTTAAATCCCTCCTCCTCCCCCTCCTTTGTGTCTTTTCACTCCGTTCTTTCCTTTCCAGCCATTGAAGATGCTACTGAGGATATTCCAGAGGAACAAGCAGTTTGCAGGATTTGTTTGGTGGAGCTTGGGGAAGGAGGGAATACACTTAAGATGGAATGCAGTTGTAAAGGTGATCTTGCACTTGCTCACCAAGAATGTGCAGTAAAGTGGTTTAGTATTAAGGGAAACAGGACCTGTGATGTCTGCAAGCTGGATGTCCAGAACCTCCCAGTAACACTGTTGAAAATTTATAATCCTCTAACTCCTGCTAGGCAGGCATCAAATGTGCCACAACAGTCAGAAATAGTTTATTACAG GATCTGGCAGGATGTACCAGTACTTATCTTGGTCAGCATGCTTGCGTACTTTTGTTTTCTAGAGCAACTACTG GTTTCAGATTTGGGACCTCGTGCTCTTGCCATTTCATTACCATTCTCCTGTGTTTTAGGTCTCCTTTCATCTATGATTGCATCAACCATGG TGAGCAGGAGTTTCGTATGGGCTTATGCTTGCTTCCAGTTTGCAACTCTTATCCTGTTAGCTCATGTATTTTATACTATT CTCAATTTTAATGCAATTCTCTCCATTCTCCTTTCTACGTTCACTGGATTTGGGATTGCCATCAGTATGAATTCTCTCGTTATGGAATTCATCGGATGGAGAACTAGCAGGCAGGTTCAATCCTCCTTTGTAAATGTTAACTGGACAGAGCAGCAGCATCGTGAGCATGTACAAGAACAGGGACAGGAAGATGGAGGACAACATCAGCGACAAAGACAACAAGAGCATCATCTGCCGCAGCATGGCAACAGTTGA